Within Conexibacter woesei DSM 14684, the genomic segment GCGCGAACATCCTCTCCGGCGATGCGCCGCACAGCATGCTGACGATGAGCACCGTGCTCGACCGCAGACGGCAGGGCCGCCTCGGCCAGGACTACTTCGCCTACTTCGCGAGCCCCTACGGCGTCGCGCTGACGTTCCTGCGCTGCATCGGCGAGATCTGCGTCGAGAAGGCCTACGCGATCCAGCAGCGGCGCCGCGACGTGCTCCCGCGTGTCGACCGCTCGGGCTCCTACCCGCTCGTGCGCGCGTTCGGCACCGTGATCCAGCTCGACCTGCAGGTCGCGGCCGTCACCGCCGACGTGCTCGCCGGCCGGCCGGTCGTCTACACGACGTTCCTCGCCTACGACGAGGTCGCGCACCACTCCGGCGTCGAGCGGCCGGACACGCTGGCGGTGCTGCGGCGGGTCGACCGCGCGATCGCGCGGATCGCCGCGGCGGTCGAGCACGGGCCGCGGCCGTACGAGCTGGTCGTGCTCGCCGACCACGGCCAGAGCCAGGGCGCGACGTTCCTGCAGCGCTACGGCGAGTCGCTCGAGCAGCTGGTCAGACGGGTCGTCGGGAACGGGAACGGGAACGGCGCGGCGAACGGCGGGAAGGTCCGCGCCGCGACCGCCGCCTCCGACGAGGGCCGCGGCCAGCTCGTCGCCGGCCTCGCGGAGCTGGGCACGCGGCCGGGCGTGACGGGCCGGGCGGCGAAGGCGATCGCCGAGAGACGCGACGAGCAGGCGCAGTTGACCGAAGGTCAGGAGGCTCCCGACGTCGCCGTGATGGCGTCCGGCAACCTCGGCCTGATCTCGTTCCCGCGGGAGGCCGGCCGCGTGACGCTGGAGCAGATCGAGCAGCGCCGCCCGGGCCTGATCGACGCGCTGCGCGCGCACGAGGGGATCGGCTTCCTCCTCGTACGCTCAGAGCGCGACGGCGCTGTCGCGCTCGGTGCGAACGGCCGGCACCTGCTCGACAGCGGCAGGGTCGAGGGGGAGGACCCGCTGGCGCCGTTCGGCCCGCGCGCCGCCGACCACGTCCGCCGCACGGATCGCTTCCCGCACTGCCCCGACATCGTCGTCAACAGCACCTACTGGGAGGACGTCGACGAGGTCGCGGCGTTCGAGGAGCTGGTCGGCTCACACGGCGGCCTCGGCGGCGCCCAGGCGCAGCCGTTCGTCCTGCACCCGGCCGGGCTGCCATGGCCGGCCCGCGACGGCGACGAGGTCGTCGGCTCCGGCACCGTCCACCGCATCTTCTGCGGCTGGCTGGCGCAGCTCGGGCAGGACGGCTACGACCCGTTCGACGGCAGTTCGAGCGTCTCGCCGGGCGAGAGCGTCTCGACGCGGACCGACGGCGCGTAGCGCGCCACGTGCGCGGCGAACTGGAGCGCGGGCGCGCGCAGCAGATGGCCGTGCCGGCGCGTGAGGCCGAACGGCAGGTAGGTGCCCCAGTGGATCGGGATCGCGACCCGCGGCGCGACGAGCGCGACCGCTCTCGCCGCGCCCTCGGGATCGAGGTGCCCGGGGCCGAGCGACGGGCCCCAGCCCCAGATCGGGACGAGCGCCACGTCGACGCTGCCGCGCAGCGCCTCCATCCCGTCGTCGAGGTCGGTGTCGCCGGCGAACCAGACGCCGTCGACGACGTAGCCGAGCGCCTCCAGCTCGGCCGAGCGCGGCCACCGTCTCGTCGGATGCCAGGCCGGCACGACGTGCACCTCGGTCCCGCCCACGCCGACCGCGTCGCCCGCCGTGACCTGGTGGACGGGGTCGAACGGCAGCGACCGCACGAGCTGCCCCGCGCCGCGCGGCAGCAGGATCCCCGTGCTCGTCTGCGAGAGCCCCTTCAGCGAGGGGCGGTCGAGGTGGTCGTGGTGGACGTGCGAGACGAGCACGCCGTCGACCCGCCCGATCGCCTCCGCGGTCGGGGTCGGCGTGTGCCGCCGCAGATGCGCGACGCGCGAGCGCAGCACCGGATCGGTCAGCAGCCGCGTCCCGTCGCGCGTCTCGATCAGGACCGTCGCGTGGCCGAGCCAGGTGATCCGCCGCATCAGCGGAGCGTGGCAGACGGCGGAGCGGGGGCGCGGCGTCGCGCAATCTAAGTGCTATAAGTAGCACCATGCGTTCGATCGGCATCAGAGAGCTGCGGCAGCAGGCGAGCCGCTACCTGCGGGAGGTCGAGCGCGGGGAGACGTTCGAGGTGACCGATCGCGGCCGCCCGGTCGCGCTGCTTGCTCCCGTACCCCAGGCAAGCACGGTCGAGCGGCTCGCGGCGAGCGGGCGGCTCCGCCGCGCGAGCGGCGACGTGCTCGCACTCGGCGAGCCGCTCGCGCCCGCAGCGGGCATCTCGACGCCGAGCGAGACGCTCGAGCGACTCCGCGACGATGAGCGCTGACGCCGTTTGCTATCTCGACTCGTCGGCGCTCGTGAAGCTGGTCGTGCGGGAGCCGGAGTCGGCGACGCTCACCCGTCATCTGCGCTCACGGCCGGTCCGCGTCTCGTGTGCGCTGGCGACCGTGGAAGTCGTCCGCGCGGTAGGCGCGCACGGCCCCGAAGCGACCGATCGTGCGCGCCAGGTCCTCGACGGCGTCGACATGATCCGGCTCGACGATCCGCTGCTGCACGCCGCCGCGACGCTTGACGGCCCATTGCTTCGCAGCCTCGATGCGATCCACCTCGCCGCTGCGCTCGCGTTGCGGGAGGACGAGGTCGAGCTGATCACCTACGACCGCCGCATGGCCGCGCACGCGGAGCAGCTCGGCTTCGTCGTCTCAGCGCCGGCCTGAGGCCGTGGCCTCAGTCGCGCGCGGGGCGGGCGCCGCCGAGCCATCTCGTCAGCTCGTCGCCGCTGAGCAGCAGCTCGGGGACCGGGCCGCGCAGGGCGCGGCGGGCCAGCTCCGCGTGCGGCAAGGCGGAGGCGGTCGCGGCGGCGAGGATCACGACGTTGCCGCCTTGGCGGCCTCTGACGACCTTGCGCGTCGCGACGATCGCGACGTGGGGGAAGACCTCCCGCGCGGCGGCCGTCAGCGCGCGGGCAGCCGGGAGCGGCGGCGCGTCGATCACGTTCGCGGCGAACGCGCCGCCCGGCCGCAGCACCCGCTCCGCCCCGGCGACGCACTCGACCGTCGTCAGGTGCGTCGGGACGAAGGTGCCGTGGAAGGCGTCGAGCACGACCAGGTCGGCGCTGTCCGCTCTGCGGCGCTCCAGCACAGCGCGCGCGTCGGCGACGCGCACACGCAGCGTGCGGCCGTCCGTTCTCAGTCCCAGCTGCGCGCGGGCGAGCGCGACCAGCTCGGGGTCGATCTCCGCCACCTCGCTGCGCGAGCCGGGCCGCGTCGCAGCGAGGTAGCGCGGCAGCGTGAAGCCGCCGCCTCCGAGGTGGAGCGCGTCGAGCGGCGCGCGCGGCGGGGCGAGCACGTCGGCGACGTCGGCGAAGCGGCGCACGTAGGCGAAGTCGATCCGCGTCGGGTCGCGCAGGTCGACGTGCGAGCAGTCCTCGCCGTCGAGCCGCAGCAGCCGCCGCCACGGCCGGCCCTCCTCCGGGATCACCTCCGCGAGCGCGTATGGCGTCCGCAGCTCGACGCGCTCGGCCGCGAAGCGGGCCGCGTCGTCGCGGCGGCTGCCGCGGCCGGTGCGGGAGCGCGGGGGCATGGGGGGACAGGATGCCGCGTCGGGAGGTCGCCGGGCGGCCCGGCGCGCGCACGCGACTCAGGTGGCGGCTAGGCGGCGGCTGCTGCCGCGGCGACCGCGAGCCTGTCGGCGCGGTCGTTGAGCGCCTTGTGCGCGTGCCCGTCGCCGGTCTCGTGGCCGCGGACCCAGTGCCAGCGGACGGTCTCGTGGCGGCCGACCTCGGAGTCGAGCGCCATCACGAGGTCCTGGTTCTTGACCGGGTCGCCGCTCGCCGTCTTCCAGCCCTTGCGCTTCCAGCCCGTGATCCATCTCGTCATCGAGTTCAGCATCAGCTGCGAGTCGGTGACGATGCAGACACGGCTGCCGGCCGGCAGCGAGCGCATGCCCTCCAGCGCGGCCGTGTACTCCATCCGGTTGTTCGTCGTCGCCGGGTCGCCGCCGGAGTACTCGAGCGGCTCGCCGCCGTCGGCCGGGACGACGATCGCGGCCCAGCCGCCTGGTCCTGGGTTCCCCTTGCACGCCCCGTCGGTCCACACGAGCGCCTCGCCGAGCAGCTGCTCGACGGGTCTCTCGACGATCTTGGCGCGGGGGCGGGAACGGCGTCTGGGAGCTGGCACGGCGCGGAACAGTAGCCGGGCCGGCGGCGGTACGTCGGCCGGCGAGCGGCTGTCACGTCGCACCTCCCGCCGGTGCGCCTCAGCGGCGGCGCACCGGCGGTGGTGAGGCGCTCGCGCTAGCTCCAGACGCTCGCGGCGGGAGCGTCGCGCCAGCTTCCGGGCGTGGTCGAGGACCCCGCGTCGGGGGCCTCGTCGCTGTCGCCAGGATCTCTCGGGGGTTCGGGCGCGCTGCCGTCGGGCGCCGCCGGCGGGGCCGGCACGCCGCCTCTCCCGGGCGCGCAGTCGCCGCCGGGGCCGCCGCGGAAGGACGGACGCGGGATGTCCTTCGGCCCGGTCATCTGGACCAGCTCGCCGATCCGCTCTCTCAGCCCTGCGAGCATCTCGTCACGCGCTCTGGCGCCGAGCCAGCCGTCGTCGACCGCTCTGTCGAGCCGCGCCGTCGCGTCGGCGAGGAGCGCCTCCTCGAGGCCCTCGACCGACTTGCCCTCGGCTCTCGCGACGTCGGCGAGCGATCTGCCGTCGGACAGGCGGTCGCGCAGCTCCTCCTGCGAGAGGCCGAGGTAGTCGGCCGCGGCGCCGGCGTCGCCGAGCAGGAAGCCGCCGCCGCGAGGGCCGAACGCGAAGCCGCCCGGTCCGTGGTCGCCGGGATGCGCCGGGGCCGTGCGCGCGGCGTCGGGCGCCGTCTGCGTCCCCTGCTTCGACGGCGAGTCGCCGGACGCGGCATAGGCGACGCCGCCTCCGGCGAGCGCGAGGATGGCCGCCGCGCCGGCGAGGGCGCGGGTTGTGGTTCTGGCGTTCACTGGGTCGCTGCTCCTTTCGGGAGGGGACTCAATGGCATCAACGTCGTCTGAGAAGCGGCTAAGAGCTTGCTGGGAGTCGTCGCCGGCGGGAGCGCGCTAGCCTCGACGGCGATGTCCGAGTCGCAGCTGCCAGCGAAGATCGAGCAGGTCGCGGCCGCGCTGGCCGACCTCCCCGGCGTCGAAGCCGTCGTCCTCGGTGGCTCGCGCGCGACGGGCACGCACCGGCCCGACAGCGACTGGGACCTCGGCCTCTATTACCGCCCCTCGCGGCGATCGTTCGATCCCGGCGGCCTGCGTGGCCTCGGCTATGACGGCCACGTCTCCGAGGTGGGCGAGTGGGGTCCGATCGTCAACGGCGGCGGATGGCTGACGGTCGAGCAGACGCCCGTCGACGTCCTCTTCCGCGACCTCGACACCGTCGAGAGATGGCAGCGGGATGCGGAGCAGGGGCGGTTCGAGCTGCTGTGCCAGAACGGCTACATCGTCGGCGCCCCGACCTATCTGCCCGTCGGCGAGCTGGCGATCTGCCGGCCGATCGCGGGCGAGGTCCCGCGGGCGACCTTCCCGGTCGCGCTCGCCACGAGCGCTGCCGCGTGGTGGAAGGGTCGCGCCGGCGTCTCGCTGATGTTCGCCGAGAGATATGCCGAGACGGGCGACGCCGTCTGCTGCAGCGGGATGCTGGTCGACGCCGCGCTCTGCACCGCGCACGCGCGGCTCGCTCAGCGGCGCGAATGGGTCCTCAACGAGAAGCGCCTGCTCGCGCGCGCCGGACTCGGCGATCTGCAACGGCTGCTCCCGTCGGCAGCCGCTGAGCGGGACCTCGCGGCGACCGTCGCGGCGTTCGGCAGAGCGCTCGAAGCGGACCCGCTCGCGGCGCGCTGAGCGGGGTCCCTCGGATACACCGAGCGGCTTGTTCCCAAGCCGCTCCGCTCAGGCGGAGCGCTTCGCCGCGCGCGTGCGGCTGCGCGCGGGGGCTGGCCTGACGCGGTCGCCGACCGGGCTCGTGTCGCACGGACGCTCGCCGGTCCAGCTGGCGAGGCGGAGGTGCTGCTCGAGCTTGGGGGAGATGGCGGCGAGCAGGTGGTCGGCCTCGTCGGCGATCTCCTCGTTGGGGATCGTCGTCTGCGTGCGCAGGAAGCGCTCGACGACGCTGCGCCGGCGCCGCATCGACGCAGCTTCGTGGCGGCCGGTCGCGGTCAACTGCCAGCCGCGCTGGGCGGCTCTTTCGATGTATCCGTCACGCGCGAGGCGGCGAAGCATCTCGTGGACGGTCGGCGCCGACAGCTCGAGCGCGCGCGCCACGGCAGCGGCCGCGACGGTGTGACGATCCCCGCCGAGCGCGGCGATCGTCTCGAGGTAGCGAGCCTCTGCGCGGCTCGGTGAGGTCTGCTCCGTCATGGCCGCGAATGATAACGCAAGGCGCTAAAGATAGCCAGCGGCTAAACACTGTTGCGCGCGCATCAGAGGTCGTTCTGCGCGTGCTCGGGGACGAGGTCCAACTGCTCCATCCGGCGGTGGCCCCAGCGCCCGAGCGACTCGAGCGCCGCGTTGAGCGCGACGCCCTCGTCGGTCAGCTCGTACTCGACCTTCGGCGGGACGACGTCGTAGACCGTGCGGCGCACGATCCCGTCGGCCTCCAGCTCGCGCAGCTGTTGCGCGAGCACCTTCTCGCTCACGCCCGGGAGCGCGCGCCGCAGCTCGCCGAAGCGGTGCAGACGGGCGTCCAGCGCCCACAGGATCAGCGCCTTCCACTTGCCGCCGACGACGTCCATCGCCGCGTCGATTCCGCAGCTGTAGGGCGGATTGCGCATCCGCCCGACGATAGCTGCTCAGCCGCTCACCGCCAGCGCACGCCGCATCGCCCACAACGACGCGTGCAGGTGCCCGGCCAGCTCGTCCGCGACGCCCACCTCCGAGGAGGCGTCGATCATCGTCTGCAGGCCGGTCGCCTGCATCGCCGCGTTGTACTCCTCGGGGATCGTCTCGCTCGCCTCCGCGCCGCCGGCGCTGAACGGCATCATCTGCTCCAGCCACGGCAGCAGCACGTCGCGCTTGAACGCCTCGACGTCGCCGCCGACCGCGGCGACGAGCGCGACCGCGTGGTGTGCGCCGGCGGAGAGCCCGTACATCCCGCTCAGCGCCGCGATGTCGTAGAGCGCGGCGTGGCCGTGGTCCTCGCCCACCCACAGCGGGCGGCCGAGCGGCGCGACGGCCTGTTCGACCCGCGCGAACAGGTCCCGCGCGCCGCTGTAGAGCAGGAAAGCTCCCGGCGTGCCGACCGTCGGCGGGACCGCGAGGATGCCGCCGTCGAGGTAGGCGGCGCCGTGCGCGGCGACCCACGCGGCCTGGTCGCGCGCCTGCTGCGGGGAGCCGCTCGTGAGGTTCACGATCGTGCGGCCCGACAGCTCGCCGGCGATCGGGCCGAGCGTGTCGCGGACGGTGGAGTCGTCGAGCAGGCAGACGACCGCCAGGTCGGTCCCGACGATCGCCTCGCTCGCGCTCGCTGCCTCGCGCGCGCCGCGCGCCACCAGCTCGTCCGCCTTGCCCGCGGTGCGGTTCCAGACCGTCACCGGGCGCCCGGCGGCGAGCAGGGCGCCGGCCAGCGCGCGCCCCATCGCGCCGAGACCGAGGACGGCGACTCGTTCACTCTCAATTGTCGTCATGAATCACACTCTCGCGCGCGGCGAGAGGCGATTCAAGACCGCACTTCGCGGTGCGTGGTTACCGTGAAGTACGTGTCACTGCGACCTGCGTGCGTGCTCGATCAGTTCGACGATCTTCGCGACCGCGACGTCGATGATCGCCTTGCCCTTAGCCGCGGTGGCGAGCGTCGGGTCGCCGAGCACCGGCGAGTCCGGCGAGAAGCTGTCCCACGGCGTCGGCGAGACGTCGATGTCGATCGGCAGCTGCGGGCGGTTCGCCTTCGCGTGCTCCATCTTCACCGCGCCGGGCGCGATGCGGAGCATGTAGGACGTCTCCAGCTCGCACGCGTGGAAGTAGGAGGGGTGGAGGCGTTCCTCCTCCAGCACCTCGCGCGAGATCTCGCCGATGCCGGGATAGGTCAGCGCGAGCACCTTCATCCCCAGCTCGTCGTGGAGGTCGCGCGCGGCAAGCTTCATCGCGTCGAGGTTGCCCATGTGCCCGTTGACGAACGCGAGGATCGGGACGCCCTGCTCGAACAGCGACGCGCCGATCTCCACCAGCGTGCTCGTCATCGTCTCCAGCGACAGCGAGATCGTGCCCGCGTACGCGCTCGTCGACCAGACCTGGCCGTAGGAGACGAGCGGCAGCACGACCGAGTCGGGCACGCGCGCGGCGACCTGGTGCGCGACGCCGTCCGCGAGCAGGTTGTCGGTCGACAGCGGCAGGTGGTCGCCGTGGTTCTCGACCGCGCCGATCGGCAGCAGCGCGACCGGTCTGCGGCTCAGGACCTCGGTCACCTCGGCGGAGGTCAGCAGGTCGTAGTCCACGGGCGTGGCTCCTCTCGTGCTCATGCGGATGCGGGTGCGGGCGTGCGGGCGGCGTCGAGCGCTGCG encodes:
- a CDS encoding phage holin family protein, which gives rise to MRLVTRLASVVVLDTLVLLVLAAVLPGFTADDFGAALTLALLLALANALLWPLLIRIALPFTVATLGLGALVLNALVLLAIAQIDYGVHVRDFGTALVVTLLLTAISSAASAVLALGSGDLWYREVVRRQLKRTKLAVESDVPGVLFLEIDGLAHEVLQRALRDGNAPTLARWVRDGSHELRRWETDWSSQTGACQAGILHGDNDDMPAFRWWEKDRGKAIVTNHPRDAAELERRRSNGRGLLHADGASRANILSGDAPHSMLTMSTVLDRRRQGRLGQDYFAYFASPYGVALTFLRCIGEICVEKAYAIQQRRRDVLPRVDRSGSYPLVRAFGTVIQLDLQVAAVTADVLAGRPVVYTTFLAYDEVAHHSGVERPDTLAVLRRVDRAIARIAAAVEHGPRPYELVVLADHGQSQGATFLQRYGESLEQLVRRVVGNGNGNGAANGGKVRAATAASDEGRGQLVAGLAELGTRPGVTGRAAKAIAERRDEQAQLTEGQEAPDVAVMASGNLGLISFPREAGRVTLEQIEQRRPGLIDALRAHEGIGFLLVRSERDGAVALGANGRHLLDSGRVEGEDPLAPFGPRAADHVRRTDRFPHCPDIVVNSTYWEDVDEVAAFEELVGSHGGLGGAQAQPFVLHPAGLPWPARDGDEVVGSGTVHRIFCGWLAQLGQDGYDPFDGSSSVSPGESVSTRTDGA
- a CDS encoding MBL fold metallo-hydrolase, with the translated sequence MRRITWLGHATVLIETRDGTRLLTDPVLRSRVAHLRRHTPTPTAEAIGRVDGVLVSHVHHDHLDRPSLKGLSQTSTGILLPRGAGQLVRSLPFDPVHQVTAGDAVGVGGTEVHVVPAWHPTRRWPRSAELEALGYVVDGVWFAGDTDLDDGMEALRGSVDVALVPIWGWGPSLGPGHLDPEGAARAVALVAPRVAIPIHWGTYLPFGLTRRHGHLLRAPALQFAAHVARYAPSVRVETLSPGETLELPSNGS
- a CDS encoding type II toxin-antitoxin system Phd/YefM family antitoxin, whose product is MRSIGIRELRQQASRYLREVERGETFEVTDRGRPVALLAPVPQASTVERLAASGRLRRASGDVLALGEPLAPAAGISTPSETLERLRDDER
- a CDS encoding type II toxin-antitoxin system VapC family toxin is translated as MSADAVCYLDSSALVKLVVREPESATLTRHLRSRPVRVSCALATVEVVRAVGAHGPEATDRARQVLDGVDMIRLDDPLLHAAATLDGPLLRSLDAIHLAAALALREDEVELITYDRRMAAHAEQLGFVVSAPA
- a CDS encoding spermidine synthase, coding for MPPRSRTGRGSRRDDAARFAAERVELRTPYALAEVIPEEGRPWRRLLRLDGEDCSHVDLRDPTRIDFAYVRRFADVADVLAPPRAPLDALHLGGGGFTLPRYLAATRPGSRSEVAEIDPELVALARAQLGLRTDGRTLRVRVADARAVLERRRADSADLVVLDAFHGTFVPTHLTTVECVAGAERVLRPGGAFAANVIDAPPLPAARALTAAAREVFPHVAIVATRKVVRGRQGGNVVILAAATASALPHAELARRALRGPVPELLLSGDELTRWLGGARPARD
- a CDS encoding ribonuclease H family protein, encoding MPAPRRRSRPRAKIVERPVEQLLGEALVWTDGACKGNPGPGGWAAIVVPADGGEPLEYSGGDPATTNNRMEYTAALEGMRSLPAGSRVCIVTDSQLMLNSMTRWITGWKRKGWKTASGDPVKNQDLVMALDSEVGRHETVRWHWVRGHETGDGHAHKALNDRADRLAVAAAAAAA
- a CDS encoding nucleotidyltransferase family protein, which codes for MSESQLPAKIEQVAAALADLPGVEAVVLGGSRATGTHRPDSDWDLGLYYRPSRRSFDPGGLRGLGYDGHVSEVGEWGPIVNGGGWLTVEQTPVDVLFRDLDTVERWQRDAEQGRFELLCQNGYIVGAPTYLPVGELAICRPIAGEVPRATFPVALATSAAAWWKGRAGVSLMFAERYAETGDAVCCSGMLVDAALCTAHARLAQRREWVLNEKRLLARAGLGDLQRLLPSAAAERDLAATVAAFGRALEADPLAAR
- a CDS encoding metal-dependent transcriptional regulator, translating into MTEQTSPSRAEARYLETIAALGGDRHTVAAAAVARALELSAPTVHEMLRRLARDGYIERAAQRGWQLTATGRHEAASMRRRRSVVERFLRTQTTIPNEEIADEADHLLAAISPKLEQHLRLASWTGERPCDTSPVGDRVRPAPARSRTRAAKRSA
- a CDS encoding winged helix-turn-helix transcriptional regulator, which codes for MRNPPYSCGIDAAMDVVGGKWKALILWALDARLHRFGELRRALPGVSEKVLAQQLRELEADGIVRRTVYDVVPPKVEYELTDEGVALNAALESLGRWGHRRMEQLDLVPEHAQNDL
- a CDS encoding NAD(P)-binding domain-containing protein; this encodes MTTIESERVAVLGLGAMGRALAGALLAAGRPVTVWNRTAGKADELVARGAREAASASEAIVGTDLAVVCLLDDSTVRDTLGPIAGELSGRTIVNLTSGSPQQARDQAAWVAAHGAAYLDGGILAVPPTVGTPGAFLLYSGARDLFARVEQAVAPLGRPLWVGEDHGHAALYDIAALSGMYGLSAGAHHAVALVAAVGGDVEAFKRDVLLPWLEQMMPFSAGGAEASETIPEEYNAAMQATGLQTMIDASSEVGVADELAGHLHASLWAMRRALAVSG
- a CDS encoding creatininase family protein, which produces MDYDLLTSAEVTEVLSRRPVALLPIGAVENHGDHLPLSTDNLLADGVAHQVAARVPDSVVLPLVSYGQVWSTSAYAGTISLSLETMTSTLVEIGASLFEQGVPILAFVNGHMGNLDAMKLAARDLHDELGMKVLALTYPGIGEISREVLEEERLHPSYFHACELETSYMLRIAPGAVKMEHAKANRPQLPIDIDVSPTPWDSFSPDSPVLGDPTLATAAKGKAIIDVAVAKIVELIEHARRSQ